In Cupriavidus taiwanensis, the following proteins share a genomic window:
- a CDS encoding flavin-containing monooxygenase: MRDASSDDAVLDVLIVGAGLSGIGAARQLQRRCPGKRYAILEARGAIGGTWDLFRYPGIRSDSDMYTLGYRFKPWRGARAIADGPSIRAYIRETAAEAGITRQIRFGHRVVSAAWDSADACWTVAAERGADGGRVRLRARLLYVCAGYYSYAEGHRPAFDGEDRFRGRIVHPQFWDESLDYAGKRVVVIGSGATAVTLVPAMAASAAHVTMLQRSPTYIVSRPGEDAIARTLRRVLPERLAYTATRWKNVLLGMTFFQLARRRPERVKARLVDMAAAQLPPGFDVATHFTPRYNPWDQRLCLVPDGDLFRALREGRASVVTDTIKRFTEHGIELASGKSLDADIVVTATGLKLNMLGDIALTVDGQPRRPAECLAYKGMMLSDVPNLVLAFGYTNASWTLKADLTAEYVCRLLRHMDRHGHRIAVPRAPAAVQPTPFLDFTSGYVQRAAGVLPRQGDRKPWRVHQNYLKDLLTIRHGRIADGVLQFGAPPALREPRNAQEATGANTVAAVAASEVQP; this comes from the coding sequence ATGCGCGATGCCAGTTCCGATGACGCAGTGCTCGATGTGCTGATCGTGGGCGCCGGCCTGTCCGGCATCGGCGCGGCGCGCCAGCTGCAACGGCGCTGCCCCGGCAAGCGCTACGCCATCCTCGAGGCGCGCGGCGCCATCGGCGGCACCTGGGACCTGTTCCGCTACCCCGGCATCCGCTCGGACTCGGACATGTACACGCTGGGCTACCGCTTCAAGCCCTGGCGCGGCGCCAGGGCCATCGCCGACGGCCCGTCGATCCGCGCCTATATCCGCGAGACCGCCGCGGAAGCCGGCATCACGCGCCAGATCCGCTTCGGCCACCGCGTGGTGAGCGCGGCGTGGGACAGCGCCGACGCGTGCTGGACCGTCGCAGCCGAACGCGGCGCCGACGGCGGCCGGGTGCGGCTGCGCGCGCGCCTGCTCTATGTCTGCGCCGGCTACTACAGCTATGCCGAGGGCCATCGTCCCGCGTTCGACGGCGAGGACCGTTTTCGCGGCCGCATCGTGCATCCGCAGTTCTGGGACGAGTCGCTCGACTACGCCGGCAAGCGCGTGGTGGTGATCGGCAGCGGCGCCACCGCGGTCACGCTGGTGCCGGCGATGGCCGCCAGCGCGGCGCACGTGACCATGCTGCAGCGCTCACCCACCTATATCGTGTCGCGCCCCGGCGAGGACGCCATCGCGCGCACCCTGCGGCGCGTGCTGCCGGAGCGGCTGGCCTACACCGCCACGCGCTGGAAGAACGTGCTGCTCGGCATGACCTTCTTCCAGCTGGCACGGCGCCGGCCGGAACGCGTCAAGGCGCGCCTGGTCGACATGGCCGCGGCGCAGTTGCCGCCGGGCTTCGACGTGGCGACGCATTTCACGCCGCGCTACAACCCATGGGACCAGCGCCTGTGCCTGGTACCCGACGGCGACTTGTTCCGCGCCCTGCGCGAGGGCCGCGCCTCGGTGGTGACCGACACCATCAAGCGCTTCACCGAACATGGTATCGAGCTGGCCAGCGGCAAGTCGCTCGACGCCGATATCGTGGTGACGGCCACCGGGCTGAAGCTGAACATGCTGGGCGACATTGCGCTCACGGTCGACGGCCAGCCGCGCCGCCCCGCCGAATGCCTGGCCTACAAGGGCATGATGCTCAGCGACGTGCCCAACCTGGTGCTGGCATTCGGCTACACCAATGCCTCGTGGACGCTCAAGGCCGACCTGACCGCGGAGTACGTCTGCCGCCTGCTGCGCCACATGGACCGCCATGGCCACCGCATTGCCGTGCCGCGCGCGCCCGCCGCGGTGCAGCCGACGCCGTTCCTGGACTTCACCTCGGGCTATGTGCAGCGCGCCGCCGGCGTGCTGCCGCGCCAGGGCGACCGCAAGCCGTGGCGCGTGCACCAGAACTACCTGAAAGACCTGCTGACGATACGGCACGGGCGCATCGCCGATGGCGTGCTTCAGTTCGGCGCGCCACCGGCGCTGCGCGAGCCGCGCAACGCGCAGGAGGCAACCGGCGCCAACACCGTCGCGGCCGTCGCCGCCAGCGAGGTGCAGCCATGA
- a CDS encoding TetR/AcrR family transcriptional regulator translates to MARMTPELTPARRYRGAEAEERRAQRRAQLIAAAVQVYGERGYQNATVKAVCEAAGLTERYFYESFANSEALLLASFQTVTHRLLHTLVQAGEAAGHDGAQRALAMLRAYFGALQREPRSARVFLVEIRGVSKLVDGALADSLDEFGGLLAQALLPPGRERDPLLTAGVAGGVVHLAVRWIRHGYSPEVDVVARTALQLALVLAHEPKPAPEPAAATAVAPGFSP, encoded by the coding sequence ATGGCGCGCATGACCCCCGAGCTGACTCCCGCGCGCCGCTATCGCGGCGCCGAAGCCGAAGAGCGCCGTGCCCAGCGCCGCGCGCAACTGATTGCCGCGGCCGTGCAGGTCTACGGCGAGCGCGGTTACCAGAACGCCACCGTCAAGGCGGTGTGCGAGGCCGCGGGCCTGACCGAGCGCTATTTCTACGAGTCATTCGCCAACAGCGAGGCCTTGCTGCTGGCATCGTTTCAAACGGTGACCCATCGCTTGCTGCACACCCTGGTGCAGGCGGGCGAGGCCGCCGGCCACGACGGCGCGCAACGGGCGCTGGCGATGTTGCGCGCCTATTTCGGCGCGCTGCAGCGCGAACCGCGCTCGGCGCGGGTGTTCCTGGTGGAAATCCGTGGCGTCAGCAAGCTGGTTGACGGCGCGCTGGCCGATTCGCTGGATGAATTTGGCGGGCTGCTGGCGCAGGCGCTGCTGCCGCCGGGGCGCGAGCGCGATCCACTGCTGACGGCGGGCGTCGCGGGCGGCGTGGTCCACCTTGCGGTGCGCTGGATCCGCCACGGCTACAGTCCCGAAGTCGACGTGGTCGCGCGCACCGCGCTGCAGCTGGCGCTGGTGCTGGCGCACGAGCCCAAGCCTGCGCCCGAGCCGGCCGCGGCTACAGCTGTGGCGCCGGGGTTTTCTCCCTGA
- the nth gene encoding endonuclease III: protein MNAAKCRAIFETLREVNPAPTTELEYSSPFELLIAVLLSAQATDVGVNKATRRLFPVAHTPRQMLELGEAGLSEYIKTIGLYKTKARHVIETCSILVERHGGKVPAEREALEALPGVGRKTANVVLNTAFGQPTIAVDTHIFRVSNRTGLAPGKNVDIVEQKLLKCVPHEFLHDAHHWLILHGRYVCKARKPECWHCAIETLCEFREKTPAPQL from the coding sequence ATGAACGCTGCCAAGTGCCGTGCCATCTTCGAGACGCTGCGCGAAGTGAATCCGGCTCCGACCACGGAGCTGGAGTACAGCTCGCCGTTCGAGCTGCTGATCGCCGTGCTGCTGTCGGCGCAGGCCACCGACGTTGGCGTGAACAAGGCCACGCGCCGTCTGTTCCCGGTCGCGCATACGCCGCGGCAGATGCTGGAGCTGGGCGAGGCCGGCCTGAGCGAATACATCAAGACCATCGGCCTGTACAAGACCAAGGCCAGGCATGTGATCGAGACCTGCAGCATCCTGGTCGAACGCCATGGCGGCAAGGTGCCGGCAGAGCGTGAAGCGCTGGAAGCGCTGCCGGGCGTGGGCCGCAAGACCGCCAACGTGGTGCTCAACACCGCGTTCGGCCAGCCCACCATCGCGGTCGACACGCATATCTTCCGCGTCTCCAACCGCACCGGCCTGGCGCCGGGCAAGAACGTCGACATCGTCGAGCAGAAGCTGCTCAAGTGCGTGCCGCATGAATTCCTGCACGACGCCCATCACTGGCTGATCCTGCACGGCCGCTACGTGTGCAAGGCGCGCAAGCCGGAATGCTGGCACTGCGCGATCGAAACGCTGTGCGAGTTCAGGGAGAAAACCCCGGCGCCACAGCTGTAG